The Diaphorobacter ruginosibacter genome contains a region encoding:
- a CDS encoding NAD-dependent succinate-semialdehyde dehydrogenase, with the protein MDMKTSPLSTLKDPTLLKTDALIDGKWVAGASRFAVTDPATGLELAQVANLGAKDAEAAIAAASKAWPQWRALTAKERSITLRKWYDLLMANQDDLGRIMTAEQGKPLPEAKGEVAYGASFVEWFAEEAKRVNGEMLPQFDNNRRLLVMKAPIGVCAAITPWNFPLAMITRKVAPALAAGCPVVIKPAELTPLTALAAIELSIRAGIPAGVINIITADADNSIAVGKVLCASDTVRHLSFTGSTEVGRILMAQSAPTVKKLSLELGGNAPFLVFDDADIDSAVEGAFASKYRNAGQTCVCTNRFYVQEGVYDEFVTKFAAKVQTAKVGNGFEQDVNQGPLIEGAAIAKVQRHLDDALSKGGRVVTGGHQLKQLGSGQFFEPTVVADASPDMLVAKQETFGPLAPVFRFKTEMEAIAAANDTEFGLASYVYTRDVGRIFRVSEGLEYGMVGVNVGILATEHVPFGGVKQSGIGREGSHHGMDDYVEIKYVCIGDVMK; encoded by the coding sequence ATGGACATGAAGACATCCCCTCTTTCCACCCTCAAGGACCCCACCCTGCTCAAGACCGACGCACTGATCGACGGCAAGTGGGTTGCTGGCGCATCGCGCTTCGCGGTGACAGACCCGGCCACCGGCCTGGAGCTTGCACAGGTCGCCAACCTGGGCGCCAAGGATGCCGAGGCCGCCATCGCAGCGGCCAGCAAGGCCTGGCCGCAATGGCGTGCGCTGACCGCCAAGGAACGCAGCATCACCCTGCGCAAGTGGTATGACCTGCTGATGGCAAACCAGGACGACCTCGGCCGCATCATGACCGCCGAGCAAGGCAAGCCGCTACCGGAAGCCAAGGGCGAAGTGGCCTATGGCGCGAGCTTCGTGGAATGGTTCGCAGAAGAAGCCAAGCGCGTGAATGGCGAGATGCTGCCGCAGTTCGACAACAACCGCCGCCTGCTGGTGATGAAGGCACCGATCGGCGTATGCGCGGCCATCACGCCGTGGAATTTCCCGCTCGCCATGATCACCCGCAAGGTCGCACCCGCACTCGCGGCAGGCTGCCCCGTGGTCATCAAGCCTGCCGAACTCACGCCACTGACGGCGCTGGCCGCCATCGAGCTATCCATCCGCGCCGGCATTCCCGCAGGCGTCATCAACATCATCACCGCCGATGCCGACAACTCCATCGCCGTCGGGAAGGTGCTGTGCGCCAGCGATACGGTGCGCCACCTGTCGTTCACCGGCTCCACCGAAGTGGGCCGCATCCTGATGGCGCAAAGCGCGCCCACGGTGAAGAAGCTCTCACTTGAACTGGGCGGCAACGCACCGTTCCTGGTGTTTGACGACGCCGACATCGACTCCGCGGTCGAGGGCGCCTTCGCCAGCAAGTACCGCAATGCCGGCCAGACCTGCGTGTGCACCAACCGCTTCTATGTCCAGGAGGGCGTGTACGACGAATTCGTCACCAAGTTTGCAGCCAAGGTCCAGACGGCCAAGGTGGGCAATGGCTTCGAGCAGGATGTCAACCAGGGCCCCCTCATCGAAGGCGCCGCCATCGCCAAGGTGCAGCGCCACCTGGACGATGCCCTCTCCAAGGGCGGACGCGTGGTGACCGGCGGCCATCAGCTCAAGCAGCTGGGCTCCGGCCAGTTCTTCGAGCCCACGGTGGTGGCCGACGCCTCCCCCGACATGCTCGTGGCCAAGCAGGAAACCTTCGGCCCCTTGGCACCGGTCTTCAGGTTCAAGACGGAAATGGAAGCCATCGCTGCGGCCAACGACACCGAGTTTGGATTGGCAAGCTATGTCTATACCCGCGACGTGGGACGCATCTTCCGCGTGAGCGAGGGCCTGGAGTACGGCATGGTGGGCGTGAATGTCGGCATCCTCGCCACGGAGCACGTACCCTTCGGTGGCGTCAAGCAATCGGGCATTGGCCGCGAAGGCTCGCACCACGGCATGGACGACTATGTCGAAATCAAGTACGTGTGCATTGGCGACGTGATGAAGTAA
- a CDS encoding GGDEF domain-containing protein — protein MAVVLSLLARATPLPVPGLRAWVGGAWLVFVALLLLGLRDWIPPIASITLGNGALVLAYIVWLAGSAWHFGQRIDFRFWLAIWAVVLAVVTWFAYGAPSFRARVVIVAGLCAYIGIYHAYFLLRHPRATSRFGKSIGITLTTSWLGLLAAVYGLRALHASILPQGNSGLLTQDAIQIIYTSCFTICNLMLVIGFATMASDYVRALIEERSIRDPLTGAFNRLALRESLEREHSHSLRSQQKFCVVMVDVDHFKKINDEHGHLVGDRVLVHLCERMQTLVRSRDVVARFGGEEFVIVMLDTSLPEALQAARRILSEATHLGDTSLPSFTISLGLAEWSVEDGSIDALVSRADAALYAAKVKGRNRLEIAENPVPSGPPPVALTPT, from the coding sequence ATGGCTGTCGTGCTGAGCCTGCTTGCGCGCGCGACGCCGTTGCCGGTGCCCGGCCTGAGGGCCTGGGTCGGTGGGGCCTGGTTGGTGTTTGTCGCGCTGCTGTTGTTGGGATTGCGTGACTGGATTCCCCCGATTGCGTCCATTACGCTGGGCAATGGTGCATTGGTCCTTGCCTACATCGTGTGGCTCGCCGGGAGTGCATGGCACTTTGGTCAACGCATTGATTTTCGCTTCTGGCTCGCGATCTGGGCCGTTGTCCTGGCCGTGGTGACGTGGTTCGCCTACGGAGCACCGAGCTTTCGCGCAAGGGTTGTCATCGTGGCGGGGCTGTGTGCCTATATTGGCATTTACCATGCCTACTTTCTTCTGCGCCACCCCCGCGCAACGAGTCGCTTCGGGAAATCGATCGGTATCACACTGACCACCAGCTGGCTAGGCCTTCTGGCTGCCGTCTATGGATTGCGGGCCTTGCACGCTTCCATCCTTCCGCAAGGAAACAGCGGCCTTCTCACCCAGGACGCCATTCAAATCATCTATACCAGTTGCTTCACCATCTGCAACCTGATGCTTGTGATCGGTTTTGCAACGATGGCATCCGATTACGTACGGGCGCTCATAGAGGAGCGTTCGATCCGTGACCCGCTGACCGGCGCATTCAATCGGCTTGCCCTGCGGGAGTCCCTTGAGCGGGAGCATTCCCACAGCCTGCGTTCGCAGCAGAAATTTTGTGTGGTGATGGTCGACGTAGACCATTTCAAGAAAATCAATGACGAGCATGGCCATCTCGTGGGTGACCGCGTGCTTGTTCATTTGTGCGAACGCATGCAGACCCTGGTGCGATCGCGCGATGTGGTGGCGCGTTTCGGAGGCGAGGAATTCGTGATCGTGATGCTGGATACGTCTCTCCCGGAGGCGCTGCAGGCGGCTCGGCGCATCCTGAGCGAAGCGACCCATCTTGGCGACACTTCCTTGCCGAGCTTCACGATCAGTCTGGGATTGGCCGAGTGGTCCGTGGAGGACGGCTCGATAGATGCCTTGGTTTCCCGTGCCGACGCCGCGCTCTACGCGGCGAAAGTCAAGGGGCGGAATCGTCTGGAGATTGCCGAAAATCCGGTGCCGAGCGGCCCCCCGCCGGTTGCACTGACACCGACCTGA
- a CDS encoding tetratricopeptide repeat protein — MSDNEGYFFKAFTGKQSFEEATVEIAYEMEAHGHYSEAADLWARLGQQGNAEARFNLGLLYADGYGVSRDFLRAAEQFRLAAEQGYARAQVELGNLYYSGDGVEEDEAQAMRWYRKAAEQGDPVAMHNIGTMYRDGVGVDEDDKEAVRWFLMAAEKNYALSQYEMGLICADERDEARAIEWFRLSAAQNHEEAQAELNSRGIQ, encoded by the coding sequence ATGTCGGACAACGAGGGTTATTTTTTCAAGGCATTCACGGGGAAGCAGTCTTTCGAGGAGGCAACCGTGGAGATCGCCTATGAGATGGAGGCGCACGGCCATTACTCGGAGGCAGCAGATCTCTGGGCACGCCTTGGTCAGCAGGGCAATGCCGAGGCCCGGTTCAACCTGGGGCTGCTCTATGCGGACGGGTATGGTGTTTCTCGCGATTTCCTTCGTGCCGCAGAGCAATTCAGGCTTGCCGCGGAACAAGGGTATGCACGTGCCCAGGTGGAGTTGGGTAACCTGTACTACTCCGGTGATGGCGTCGAGGAGGATGAGGCGCAGGCAATGCGGTGGTATCGCAAGGCCGCTGAACAGGGTGATCCCGTGGCAATGCATAACATCGGAACGATGTACCGGGATGGGGTCGGTGTGGACGAGGACGACAAGGAGGCTGTCCGCTGGTTTCTGATGGCTGCCGAGAAAAACTATGCACTCTCTCAATACGAGATGGGCTTGATCTGTGCGGACGAGAGGGATGAAGCTCGGGCCATCGAGTGGTTCCGCCTGTCTGCCGCGCAAAACCATGAAGAGGCGCAGGCCGAGTTGAACTCGCGAGGAATTCAATAA